A stretch of the Candidatus Methylomirabilota bacterium genome encodes the following:
- the ftsH gene encoding ATP-dependent zinc metalloprotease FtsH: protein MKLPVRQKTQFSLVYLLIAVVVLSLVQSWLLAPRTVEIPMSKFLQLVREGKVEKVSLTDREIRGTLKPGALPAPQPGPGDKVRSLVGVDQALTTFTTTRIPGIDDGSLVKELEQHKIEFSGRVESTFWRDFLFGWIVPLGLMVGIWLFLMRRMSGGPTQALSFGRSKAKIYDRKELKTTFADVAGVDEAKAELIEIVDFLKNPKKYQRLGGRIPKGVLLVGPPGTGKTLLARAVAGEADVPFFFLSGSEFVEMFVGVGASRVRDLFEQAKEKAPCIVFIDELDAIGKTRAGTTGFVGGHDEREQTLNQLLAEMDGFDSSKGVIIMAATNRPEVLDPALLRAGRFDRQVVVDKPDVKGREAILRVHARNVILAPSADLRVLAARTAGMAGADLANLMNEAALLAARKGKDAVDMADLDEAVDRVVGGLERKSRVLSEKERDIVAHHEIGHALVASSLPQADPVHKVTIIPRGVGALGATYQLPLEDRYLLTRSELEDRIAVLLGGRAAEEVVYGEISTGAHNDLDRATEMARLMVMQYGMSEHLGPMTFGGGRQALFLKGAGITAEREYSEDTARAIDGETRAIIDRIYDRVRGLITDRKVVLLAAAAELKAKETLEGDRLRHLLAGEPVEEKR from the coding sequence ATGAAACTCCCCGTGCGGCAGAAGACCCAGTTTTCGCTGGTCTATCTGCTCATCGCGGTGGTCGTCCTGTCCCTGGTCCAGAGCTGGCTGCTGGCTCCTCGGACAGTCGAGATCCCGATGAGCAAATTCCTGCAGCTCGTCCGCGAGGGCAAGGTCGAGAAGGTCTCGCTCACTGACCGCGAGATCCGCGGGACGCTCAAGCCCGGCGCCCTGCCCGCCCCGCAGCCCGGGCCGGGCGACAAGGTGCGCAGCCTGGTCGGGGTCGACCAGGCCCTCACCACCTTCACCACCACGCGCATCCCCGGCATCGACGACGGCTCGCTCGTCAAGGAGCTCGAGCAGCACAAGATAGAGTTCTCGGGACGCGTCGAGAGCACCTTCTGGCGAGACTTCCTCTTCGGCTGGATAGTCCCCCTCGGGCTCATGGTCGGCATCTGGCTCTTCCTGATGCGCCGGATGAGCGGAGGGCCGACCCAGGCCCTGTCCTTCGGGCGCTCCAAGGCCAAGATCTACGATCGCAAGGAGCTGAAGACGACCTTCGCGGACGTGGCCGGCGTGGACGAGGCCAAGGCCGAGCTCATAGAGATCGTGGACTTCCTCAAGAATCCCAAGAAGTACCAGCGGCTGGGTGGCCGCATCCCCAAGGGCGTGTTGCTCGTCGGCCCGCCCGGCACGGGCAAGACGCTTCTCGCCCGCGCCGTGGCCGGCGAGGCCGACGTCCCGTTCTTCTTCCTCTCCGGCTCGGAGTTCGTCGAGATGTTCGTGGGAGTGGGAGCCTCGCGGGTGCGCGACCTGTTCGAGCAGGCCAAGGAGAAAGCGCCCTGCATCGTCTTCATCGACGAGCTCGACGCCATCGGCAAGACACGCGCGGGGACCACGGGCTTCGTGGGCGGTCACGACGAGCGCGAGCAGACTCTCAACCAGCTCCTGGCCGAGATGGACGGCTTCGACTCCTCCAAGGGCGTCATCATCATGGCCGCGACCAACCGCCCCGAAGTGCTCGATCCCGCCCTGCTGCGCGCGGGCCGCTTCGACCGCCAGGTGGTGGTGGACAAGCCCGACGTCAAGGGACGCGAGGCCATCCTGCGGGTCCACGCGCGCAACGTCATCCTGGCCCCCAGCGCGGACCTTCGCGTGCTCGCTGCCCGCACCGCCGGCATGGCGGGCGCCGACCTGGCCAACCTGATGAACGAGGCCGCCCTGCTCGCGGCTCGCAAGGGCAAGGACGCCGTGGACATGGCCGACCTCGACGAGGCCGTCGATCGCGTGGTGGGCGGGCTCGAGCGCAAGAGCCGAGTGCTCTCCGAGAAGGAGCGCGATATCGTCGCCCACCACGAGATCGGCCATGCCCTCGTGGCCTCGTCCCTGCCCCAGGCCGACCCCGTGCACAAGGTGACGATCATCCCGCGCGGGGTGGGCGCCCTCGGCGCCACGTATCAGCTGCCCCTGGAGGACCGCTACCTGCTCACGCGCAGCGAGCTCGAGGACCGCATCGCGGTCCTCCTGGGGGGGCGGGCGGCCGAAGAGGTCGTGTACGGCGAGATCTCCACGGGCGCCCACAATGACCTCGACCGCGCCACGGAGATGGCGCGCCTCATGGTCATGCAGTACGGTATGTCCGAGCACCTCGGCCCCATGACCTTCGGAGGGGGGCGACAGGCCCTCTTCCTCAAAGGCGCGGGCATTACCGCGGAGCGGGAGTACAGCGAAGACACCGCGCGCGCCATCGACGGGGAGACGCGCGCCATCATCGACCGGATCTATGACCGTGTGCGCGGATTGATCACGGACCGCAAGGTCGTGCTCCTGGCCGCGGCCGCGGAGTTGAAAGCGAAAGAGACACTCGAAGGCGACCGCCTGCGGCACCTGCTGGCCGGCGAGCCCGTGGAGGAGAAGCGATGA